In Pantoea cypripedii, the following proteins share a genomic window:
- a CDS encoding DNA polymerase III subunit chi: MKNATFYVMESDTASDGLSAIEALVCDLAEARWRDGKRILIACNDEQQANRLDEALWQRPANAFVPHNLAGEGPRYGAPVELAWPQRRGSSPRDLLISLLPQFADFATAFHEVIDFVPYEESQKQLARDRYKAYRSVGFQLNTATPPQPQTT, encoded by the coding sequence ATGAAAAACGCCACCTTTTATGTGATGGAGTCCGATACTGCCAGCGACGGCCTGAGCGCCATCGAAGCGCTGGTGTGCGATCTGGCCGAAGCACGCTGGCGTGACGGCAAACGCATCCTGATTGCCTGCAACGATGAACAGCAGGCGAATCGTCTGGATGAAGCATTATGGCAGCGCCCGGCCAACGCCTTTGTGCCGCATAACCTGGCCGGTGAAGGGCCGCGTTATGGCGCACCGGTTGAACTGGCGTGGCCGCAACGTCGTGGCAGCTCGCCACGCGATTTGCTGATCAGCCTGCTGCCGCAGTTTGCAGATTTTGCTACTGCTTTCCATGAAGTGATAGACTTCGTACCTTACGAAGAATCCCAGAAACAACTGGCGCGTGACCGCTACAAAGCGTATCGCAGCGTTGGTTTCCAATTGAATACGGCGACACCACCACAGCCGCAAACGACATAG